ACATAATCAAGCATATTTTCATCATAATATACTCAAATAGTTCTAAGTTAAGACGAGACATAGGATGATTACATCATAAAGGATTCAAAAatacaaaggtgaacatgatTCTAAAATACCACGGATGTCATTTCTTCGCGAAACTTCACACTTGAGTGGAATTCGACCATGTATGTTACAAAAAAAAACAGAATTAATTATTTTTTCTAGTATTTTTCCTATTTACTATTCATAATGGGCGCTCGTGGATTCATGTTTGAAAAATCCGCGTCCGACTAATATGTTGATAAACAATAATGAGTAATCACATATAAACTGAGCAACCACTGTACATAAAAATGAGTGTACACTAACCAGGAAAGAGTAAGATCATAGGGGAATTCTCGTCTTGTGAAACCTCATGGAGCCTTTCAGTTACAGCACCTAGACATTGTATGAACAGTTCAGTCAAAAGCGAAGAAAGCTACAAGACATATTGAACCCTAACTATTAACAAAATAATGCCATGTTGAAAAGAATCTTCCCCGCAGAACAAAGAAAATAAGGAGTCCGTAAAGAGAGATCTGAAGGACTGGAATATCATCAAAGAACTAgccatggacaggggtgcgtggaagttAGCTATCGACATGCAGTGGCGGAGCGTGACAACTGATGAGCaaccagggggggggggggggggggggggggggatcaaTTTCAAACTAAAAGCAAAATACGATATACAGCTTATATACATCTATCTATATAGCTTGTTCACTAAGACAAATGGTAACACCAACATACCTGGTATTGTGGACAATTACTATTATCGAGTGCTCCATAGCGACTGGCCAAAAGAAGTGCTCTATAGCCATAACAGTAGAATACAGTGGACTGGCCAAAAGGCAACTATGGAGCACACCAGCCAGCAGCCAGCGCCCGACACCAAGAAGGAGAAGGGGCAGCAGGCAGCTGGGCTCGGCGCAGCAGCCCGGAGGGGCAGAGGGTGGAGATAGTTGGCAACCGCCAACCCGAGTGTCAGGTCGGCGGACGGTGGCGGTTGGCAGCAGTGGTGACTGGTAAGCGGCGGTTGGCAGTCAAGCCAAGACGGCGCCATCCATGGCGATTTGGGGGATAGAGAAAAATTTCTGTCGATTTGGGGAAAGGAGGAGGAGAGACGAGCGTGCATCAGTTGTGGGAGAGGTTGTCAGTTCGTTGGGCTGGGGCCTAGGAGGGAGGGGTGTATACTGGGCTGGGCTGAAACGCTTAGTACTAAATTAGTTCTGCAATTTTGGAAGTGGGGCTCATGGCCCCCATGGCCTCCAAGAGGCTCCGCCAGTGTCCACGTGCCAGAACCATGAGTTGGTttcgagatcttatgggtttcagctctagcctacctcaacttgtttgggactaaaggcttagTCGTTGCTGCTGTTGTAATAAAAATCAATGGCATATTTGAATCAGTACCAAAAATAAGCATTTTGGTAATGGACATTTTTTGAACACTGAGAATAACGAGTAAGATTGCAAAATGACATCAATGAATGCATGTCAATACATACCTGAGACACCTTTAGAATCTGAACATTTGGATTCTCGTTGAACAAAAATGCACCCAAGACATTTGCTGCAATCAAGAGAGAAATACCCTCAATATATTATATGCAAGATTGACATAAATAGAAAATTTTAAGCTCACAGAAACTTTTAAAGTGAAATGAATATAACAATTAAGGCTATCTTTTCACATACTGTCTTAATAAGGCACTTTCTACAAACACTAATAAGAAAAAATTAAGTTACCTTATGAGACCAATCAACGGCAACTTGGACACTGAGTTCTACAAAGAATAATTAAGCATGAACAAGGCATTTAGATTGAAGAAGATGTAAGTTCATACAATTATAAGTAATTGTGCAAAAATAATTTTGCAGGGAAGTCACTGTATCAACATGAATAACATTGTCTTTGGTACCTTAGCAACAAAACTCGGAGAAGAAGCTGACATATGATAAAGAATGTCCACATATGACACATGATTAGATACAATCGCCCCTGGTCTTTCCAGTTCTTCATAGTGATCTTTAGGTACATCCTGAACAAAATATTATACTAACATGACACGGGAACCAGGAAGCAAAATTACAGTTCGGTCGCATGGACACATGTCATGTGGGGGCAGCAGTATAAGCTGTGGGACCGCCGCTATGTAGCGCCAGGCCAGTCGGCAGCACAGCTAGGGTCGCACTGCCTGCCTTGCCCCACAAGTTAGGTTTCCATTAAAATTTCCAAAGATAGAGTTTCTATCCCTTATGGATTAGATTAGTTCGGGGTGAATCCGGCAACTCCCCGAGTTAAAAACCAAACCAATTTTAGTAGAGGGAAGGGGGTGGTACCCTTATTAGCATCAGGAGACCCAGGGCGGCTTGCCCCTGCTCGCCCCTGCCCCTAATCATGGGTCACAATAACACAAGAGAGGTGATATACAATGCTTGTACAAGACAATACATGAAGAAGATCGCAGGAAACAATTGGCATTTTTGTATGTACAATTTTTTCCAACAAAACTAACATGCCACCCAAGAGGTTCTAAAGAAAAAAGAGACACTTATGACCAATTTAAGCTTCCGCATTCTGCATCCATGAAGAATCCAAGACAtgttgcaaccatttagtttagCTTTCACACTGAACATGTTTGCTAATTTCAAGTTACGATAAAGCTTAATTAGAATACATAAATAGATCTTAACATGTAGGGAATATGACACCAATTCAACTTCCAGTTTGATGAAGTGTTGATCCAATGGATCTACACAGGAACAAACTGCAGGAACATTCTTTTTCTTAGCAACACAATAAAACTGTAATTTGCATATGAGGTTATAACAAGCATCTTTAAGCCATATGGAGGAGTTTAACCACAATTGTCCAAGCACtatgtttaccggaggaacattCATTCGTCCATTTGCAGCATATTCTAATGCTTATCACCGCATACTGCATGTTCCAAATTTTGCATGCACTTACACACAAAGAGACCAAAACCGGCAACCAATTGATATGGGCCCGTGACTGCAGGTATAAAACAGTTCTCATGCCAACATGAGAGATGCTGCAGTGCAAACATTACCAGATTAGTAGCGAGTACTCGCCTAGCAAATAGCCACACACATTATGTGATTCACCATAGTTACCACAACTTACAGCACCACAGAACATCTGTAGTCCTACGCTGTCACGCACACCTCGGTATCACAACATTCTCTCTCTTTCAAACCAGTGCCATGTTCGCCAACCACGACATAGTCATGTAATGTGGGACCCACTAGCAAGTACTGTACGTAGGGAAACAGCCAGGACACATCGGCTAAATAAATTACAATGTGACAGAGGAAGGTCGCGTGCTGACCTCGGCATTGGGGAAGCTTCGATCGGACACGGGGATCCAGTAGAACCCGAACACGAACAGCATTGCCCGCGACAACACGCGGCCAGCACGCAGCACGGCCTCCCTCCTCAACCCCTGTAGGCGGGGACGGCCCTCTCCCACTCCGCCCACAAACAGCGTGCACACACGGCACACGAGGTAGTAGGCGACGACCAGGAGCACCCCTGCGACGAGACGGAGCGGGaggagaacgacgcccgccagcACTAACCGTGCCACCTGCGCCGCAGAGAGCGGCCCGCGGCCCATCGGCCCGTACGCATCACGGCGCGCATAGGGCGCGTACCTGATGTCCAGTTCCTCATCCTCCACCTCAGCGGGCGCGCCGGAGAGGAGCGGCCGCACTGCCTCTTCACCGCCTTCGTCGCCTTCAGGGTGGGAAGGCGCGGCGGTGGTGGTGTCGACGGCCATTGGGGATTGAGGCGAGTGGAGAGAGCCGGGAGGCCGAGATCGGCACGATGGGCGAGCCGAGATCGGCCTGTGTTTTTACGGGTTTGTGTCGGGTAGTTTGGTCTGCGCGTTGCCGCAGGAAAGGGTGGACGGTGACGTGGGATAAGTGGGGCGTCAGATCTACATCTGACGGTTTTGCAGAACTTCAGGCTTCTTTTCTCTTTTGGCACATCTCTCCCTactacatacatatatatatatacatacatatatatatatatatatacatacatatatatatatatatatatccctaATCCCTAATccctaataataataataataataatataataataataataatctaTCCCTATCCCTAATCCCTAATCCCTAATTTtttaataataaagcacggattgactttgtcgggttcaccgtcacaatacgcttcttcctgtgaatttacgctttcagtttttTCACCTATATTATTTTCTACATCCGAGGTGGTACTATTTTACCTGCATATCTTTATCCGAGGTGGTATGGATTATCTAGGGATTGGGCCTGAGGGGTGGATCCGGTGGAGGCGGAAGAACAACACACATAGCCGCCGGACAAGGAGGCTATTGTTGTTAAACACGACCTGGAAGTTCCATATGTGTACGTGTGCAACAAGTGCATATATGTGCCCGTGTAGGTTTAGAGTTAGACACCAAGTAAAATTAGTATTGGCTAGCTAGCTAATATATACATGTGTACCCCGGACCAGCTTGTAACTTGCACCGTGGATTTGTGAAGGAAATACATTACGCCGGTGTCTGTGCGTACGCGCATAGTAGTATGTTACAGCTGCAACTATCGATCAAAGCAAGAATTGATCTGGTGTTGTTGTACGTGAGTGCTGCTTTTGCTACAATCAATCAAGTTGAGGCTAGCTTTGTGCTGCGTATTGCTTCGGC
The Aegilops tauschii subsp. strangulata cultivar AL8/78 chromosome 3, Aet v6.0, whole genome shotgun sequence genome window above contains:
- the LOC109756914 gene encoding lysophospholipid acyltransferase LPEAT1 isoform X2, giving the protein MAVDTTTAAPSHPEGDEGGEEAVRPLLSGAPAEVEDEELDIRYAPYARRDAYGPMGRGPLSAAQVARLVLAGVVLLPLRLVAGVLLVVAYYLVCRVCTLFVGGVGEGRPRLQGLRREAVLRAGRVLSRAMLFVFGFYWIPVSDRSFPNAEDVPKDHYEELERPGAIVSNHVSYVDILYHMSASSPSFVAKNSVSKLPLIGLISKCLGCIFVQRESKCSDSKGVSGAVTERLHEVSQDENSPMILLFPGTNLRIHELGGKEGRRTVAAAAEGTTTNGDYLLPFKTGAFLARAPLQPVILRYPCRRFSPAWDSMDGARHVFLLLCQFANYIEVVRLPVYYPSEQEKQDPRVYANNVRKLLATEGNLVLSNLGLAEKRAYHAALNGLLCQS
- the LOC109756914 gene encoding lysophospholipid acyltransferase LPEAT1 isoform X4 — encoded protein: MAVDTTTAAPSHPEGDEGGEEAVRPLLSGAPAEVEDEELDIRYAPYARRDAYGPMGRGPLSAAQVARLVLAGVVLLPLRLVAGVLLVVAYYLVCRVCTLFVGGVGEGRPRLQGLRREAVLRAGRVLSRAMLFVFGFYWIPVSDRSFPNAEDVPKDHYEELERPGAIVSNHVSYVDILYHMSASSPSFVAKNSVSKLPLIGLISKCLGCIFVQRESKCSDSKGVSGAVTERLHEVSQDENSPMILLFPEGTTTNGDYLLPFKTGAFLARAPLQPVILRYPCRRFSPAWDSMDGARHVFLLLCQFANYIEVVRLPVYYPSEQEKQDPRVYANNVRKLLATEGNLVLSNLGLAEKRAYHAALNGLLCQS
- the LOC109756914 gene encoding lysophospholipid acyltransferase LPEAT1 isoform X1 gives rise to the protein MAVDTTTAAPSHPEGDEGGEEAVRPLLSGAPAEVEDEELDIRYAPYARRDAYGPMGRGPLSAAQVARLVLAGVVLLPLRLVAGVLLVVAYYLVCRVCTLFVGGVGEGRPRLQGLRREAVLRAGRVLSRAMLFVFGFYWIPVSDRSFPNAEDVPKDHYEELERPGAIVSNHVSYVDILYHMSASSPSFVAKNSVSKLPLIGLISKCLGCIFVQRESKCSDSKGVSGAVTERLHEVSQDENSPMILLFPGTNLRIHELGGKEGRRTVAAAAEGTTTNGDYLLPFKTGAFLARAPLQPVILRYPCRRFSPAWDSMDGARHVFLLLCQFANYIEVVRLPVYYPSEQEKQDPRVYANNVRKLLATEGNLVLSNLGLAEKRAYHAALNGNSPRALHQKDD
- the LOC109756914 gene encoding lysophospholipid acyltransferase LPEAT1 isoform X3 yields the protein MAVDTTTAAPSHPEGDEGGEEAVRPLLSGAPAEVEDEELDIRYAPYARRDAYGPMGRGPLSAAQVARLVLAGVVLLPLRLVAGVLLVVAYYLVCRVCTLFVGGVGEGRPRLQGLRREAVLRAGRVLSRAMLFVFGFYWIPVSDRSFPNAEDVPKDHYEELERPGAIVSNHVSYVDILYHMSASSPSFVAKNSVSKLPLIGLISKCLGCIFVQRESKCSDSKGVSGAVTERLHEVSQDENSPMILLFPEGTTTNGDYLLPFKTGAFLARAPLQPVILRYPCRRFSPAWDSMDGARHVFLLLCQFANYIEVVRLPVYYPSEQEKQDPRVYANNVRKLLATEGNLVLSNLGLAEKRAYHAALNGNSPRALHQKDD